One Edaphobacter lichenicola DNA window includes the following coding sequences:
- the pruA gene encoding L-glutamate gamma-semialdehyde dehydrogenase, with protein MATMNLTHSAPATLPKTPFSNEPFVDFSTAENKRRMEEALTRVESELGREYDIVIGGKRLKTEGKIVSKNPARPAEVIGIHQRAAAEHVEGAMKAAQTAFLSWSKVPVAERAALLFRAAELIRERSFEFCAWLTFEVGKNWGEADADVGETIDFLEFYGREALRLSEAKTPIQFPGERNQLRYVPLGVGAVIPPWNFPFAIMAGMTAASIVTGNTVILKPSVDAPTIAAKFFELLEEAGLPDGVVNLCPGEGPEFGSAVVAHPQTRFIAFTGSKAVGLEIHERAAKTQPGQVFIKRTILEMGGKDSIIVEGDCDLDAAVDGVVASAFGFNGQKCSACSRAIVAADIYDVFCDRLQERVAKIKTGDPAENVYTGPVISEKAYRKTLDYIEIGKKEGTVLNGGHAIETPGGGYYIAPTVIADVAPTARIALEEIFGPVLAVIKSKSFDDALTIANNTEYGLTGAIYTGSREKLDRAREEFHVGNLYFNRKCTGAMVGAHPFGGFNMSGTDSKAGGPDYLLLFTQAKSIAEKIGHASAAEEKQADQMGM; from the coding sequence ATGGCTACTATGAATCTCACCCACTCCGCCCCGGCGACTTTGCCGAAGACACCATTTTCCAACGAGCCTTTTGTCGACTTTTCGACGGCTGAGAACAAGCGCAGGATGGAGGAGGCGCTGACCCGGGTCGAGAGCGAGCTTGGCCGCGAGTATGACATCGTCATCGGCGGAAAGCGCTTGAAGACTGAGGGGAAGATCGTCTCGAAGAACCCGGCGCGGCCGGCGGAGGTGATTGGAATCCATCAGCGGGCGGCTGCCGAGCATGTGGAAGGCGCGATGAAGGCGGCGCAGACGGCGTTTTTGAGCTGGAGCAAGGTGCCTGTGGCTGAACGGGCTGCGCTGCTGTTTCGTGCGGCGGAGCTGATTCGTGAGCGGAGCTTTGAGTTCTGCGCGTGGCTGACGTTCGAGGTAGGAAAGAACTGGGGCGAGGCGGACGCGGATGTGGGTGAGACGATCGACTTTCTGGAGTTCTATGGGCGCGAGGCGCTGCGGCTGAGTGAGGCGAAGACGCCGATTCAGTTTCCTGGCGAGCGCAACCAGCTGAGGTATGTTCCGCTGGGGGTGGGTGCGGTGATTCCGCCATGGAACTTCCCTTTCGCGATTATGGCGGGGATGACGGCGGCTTCGATTGTGACCGGAAATACTGTGATTTTGAAGCCTTCGGTGGATGCTCCGACGATTGCTGCGAAGTTTTTTGAGTTGCTGGAAGAGGCTGGGCTGCCGGATGGGGTTGTGAACCTCTGCCCGGGGGAAGGGCCGGAGTTTGGCAGTGCGGTTGTTGCGCATCCGCAGACTCGGTTCATTGCGTTTACGGGGTCGAAGGCGGTGGGGCTGGAGATTCATGAGCGCGCGGCGAAGACACAGCCGGGACAGGTGTTCATCAAGCGGACGATTCTGGAGATGGGCGGGAAGGACTCGATCATCGTGGAGGGGGACTGCGATCTGGACGCTGCGGTGGATGGTGTGGTTGCCAGCGCGTTTGGGTTCAACGGGCAGAAGTGCTCGGCTTGTTCGCGGGCGATCGTTGCGGCGGATATCTATGACGTGTTCTGCGATCGGCTGCAGGAGCGGGTGGCGAAGATCAAGACGGGGGATCCGGCGGAGAACGTTTATACCGGGCCGGTGATCAGCGAGAAGGCTTATCGCAAGACGCTGGACTACATCGAGATCGGCAAAAAGGAAGGCACGGTGTTGAACGGCGGCCACGCAATTGAGACGCCGGGGGGTGGGTATTACATCGCTCCGACGGTGATTGCGGATGTGGCTCCGACGGCACGGATTGCGCTCGAGGAGATCTTTGGGCCGGTGTTGGCGGTGATCAAGTCGAAGAGCTTCGACGATGCGCTGACGATTGCGAACAACACGGAGTATGGGCTTACAGGGGCTATTTATACGGGTTCGCGGGAGAAGCTGGATCGGGCGCGGGAGGAGTTCCACGTTGGCAATCTGTACTTCAACCGGAAGTGCACGGGCGCGATGGTGGGGGCACATCCGTTTGGCGGATTCAATATGAGCGGGACGGATTCGAAGGCTGGCGGTCCGGACTATCTGCTGCTGTTTACGCAGGCCAAGAGCATTGCGGAGAAGATTGGGCATGCTAGTGCGGCGGAGGAGAAGCAGGCGGATCAGATGGGTATGTAA
- a CDS encoding response regulator, with protein sequence MPKPILLAIDDDTSVLEAVVQDLRRHYGQDYRIVRAASGAAALDICRQLKERKDTVALFLSDQRMPGMTGVDFLQQAMCIYPNAKRVLLTAYADTEAAIRAINSAKIHYYLNKPWDPPEEKLYPVLDDLLGSWKEGYKPPFEGIRVVGVRWSALDHAVRDFLSRNRIPYQWLNPETNPDALALLKEKGIDDAKLPVILFGDGTALVQPTSTEMANKVGLRTQAQQEFYDVVVVGAGPAGLAAGVYGASEGLRTLVIEAAAPGGQAGSSSKIENYLGFPEGLSGEELAKRAFLQANRLGAEFLTQKVSCIRSENQYRILTMADGQEVTCHVCLLATGVDYCKLDVPGADKLSGAGVYYGAALTEAMSCKEEAVYIVGGANSAGQAAMHFSRYADHVHMLVRGKSLENSMSKYLIDQIEATPNITVETGTEVIAMGGESHLECLTLKTPRGEEARQASSLFIFIGAAPKTDWMPEELCRDSKGFILAGPDLKAQSPKSWKLERDPYLLETSVPGIFVAGDVRFNSVKRCASAVGEGSIAIQFVHQYLATL encoded by the coding sequence ATGCCTAAGCCAATTTTGCTAGCTATCGATGACGACACCAGCGTTCTGGAAGCGGTGGTCCAGGATCTGCGTCGGCACTACGGCCAGGACTACCGCATCGTCCGTGCTGCCTCCGGCGCTGCGGCCCTGGATATCTGCCGCCAGCTCAAGGAAAGAAAAGACACGGTTGCACTGTTCCTCTCCGACCAGCGTATGCCTGGGATGACCGGGGTTGATTTTCTTCAGCAGGCCATGTGTATCTACCCGAATGCAAAACGCGTTCTGCTGACCGCGTATGCCGATACGGAAGCGGCGATTCGGGCCATCAATTCGGCCAAGATTCACTACTACCTGAATAAGCCCTGGGATCCGCCGGAGGAGAAGCTCTATCCGGTGCTGGACGACCTGCTGGGGAGCTGGAAGGAGGGGTACAAGCCTCCGTTTGAGGGGATCCGGGTGGTGGGGGTGCGCTGGTCGGCGTTGGACCATGCAGTGCGGGACTTTCTTTCGCGGAACCGCATTCCGTACCAATGGTTGAATCCGGAGACGAATCCGGATGCGCTGGCTCTGCTGAAGGAGAAGGGCATCGACGACGCCAAGCTGCCGGTCATCCTGTTTGGCGACGGGACCGCGCTGGTACAGCCAACTTCGACGGAGATGGCCAATAAGGTCGGGCTTCGGACGCAGGCGCAGCAGGAGTTCTACGACGTGGTGGTGGTAGGCGCGGGGCCTGCGGGGCTTGCGGCGGGCGTGTATGGGGCCTCTGAGGGGCTGCGTACACTTGTGATCGAGGCAGCGGCTCCTGGTGGGCAGGCGGGTTCGAGCTCGAAGATTGAGAACTACCTCGGCTTTCCGGAGGGACTCAGCGGGGAGGAGCTGGCCAAGCGGGCTTTCCTGCAGGCGAACCGGCTGGGGGCGGAGTTTTTGACGCAGAAGGTCTCCTGCATCCGGTCGGAGAATCAGTACCGCATTCTGACAATGGCCGACGGGCAGGAGGTGACCTGCCATGTGTGCCTGCTGGCTACGGGGGTCGACTACTGCAAGCTGGATGTGCCTGGGGCCGATAAGCTCAGCGGAGCGGGCGTCTACTATGGCGCGGCGCTGACCGAGGCGATGTCGTGCAAGGAAGAGGCGGTCTACATTGTGGGCGGGGCGAACTCGGCGGGCCAGGCGGCTATGCATTTCTCCCGTTACGCCGATCATGTTCACATGCTGGTCCGCGGGAAGTCGCTTGAGAACAGCATGTCGAAGTACCTGATCGACCAGATTGAGGCGACTCCGAACATCACGGTCGAGACCGGCACCGAGGTGATTGCGATGGGGGGCGAGAGTCACCTGGAGTGTCTGACTCTGAAGACACCTCGCGGCGAAGAGGCTCGGCAGGCCAGTTCCCTGTTTATCTTTATCGGCGCGGCGCCGAAGACGGACTGGATGCCGGAGGAGCTTTGTCGAGACAGCAAGGGATTCATTCTTGCCGGTCCCGACCTGAAGGCGCAGTCGCCCAAGTCGTGGAAGCTGGAGCGCGACCCGTATCTGCTGGAGACGAGCGTTCCCGGCATCTTTGTTGCAGGCGATGTACGATTCAACTCGGTCAAACGATGCGCTTCCGCCGTTGGCGAAGGTTCGATCGCAATTCAGTTTGTGCACCAGTATTTAGCTACGCTTTGA
- a CDS encoding ATP-binding protein, which produces MSEQTQTVQSHVVEKVSEDLIALLRKVPTLSSLQDDQLHCLAGVRDFHIDKGEVITRQGELAHCFWILLEGELRVHQKTAEQDNMILAKIEAGSTFGEMALLTNVPNSGSVEAAAPSHLLELDEEQFWELMTTCPQVRKAILGNMAYRFQKLQSTTVQQEKMASLGTLAAGLMHELNNPGSAARRAASQLRDNLMRMHELSLKFKERDLTREQKHCIVDMQKQALALKQPLMMNSLDQSDAEEALAEWMESANIENAWKMAPTLVSIGVTATELERMKSGFEGPLLGEALGWLEAMASSMQLVGTIEESIGRVTDLVHAVKSYAYEGKGQKQTIDINNSIHATLIILGHKLREKEIVLEKNFATDLPPLHSECTGLNQIWTNLLDNAIDAVPQHGRISVHTWAESSKGDAKKPHMDLCISVSDNGSGIPLESQEHIFDPFYTTKPVGVGTGIGLGIVQRIVDQYNGVIRFSSEPGSTEFVVRLPSDSE; this is translated from the coding sequence ATGAGCGAACAAACCCAAACCGTCCAAAGTCACGTCGTGGAAAAAGTCAGTGAGGATCTGATTGCGCTTTTGCGCAAGGTCCCCACGTTGTCATCGCTGCAAGATGACCAGCTGCATTGTCTTGCTGGCGTGCGGGACTTCCACATCGATAAGGGCGAAGTGATCACGCGGCAGGGCGAGTTGGCGCATTGCTTCTGGATCTTGCTGGAGGGCGAGCTTCGGGTGCATCAGAAGACTGCCGAACAGGACAACATGATTCTGGCCAAGATTGAAGCGGGCAGCACCTTTGGGGAGATGGCGCTGCTCACGAATGTTCCTAACTCCGGCAGTGTGGAAGCGGCGGCGCCAAGTCACCTGCTGGAGCTCGACGAAGAGCAGTTCTGGGAGTTAATGACGACGTGCCCTCAGGTTCGGAAGGCAATTCTGGGCAACATGGCCTACCGTTTTCAAAAGCTGCAGAGCACAACGGTTCAACAGGAGAAGATGGCGTCGCTGGGGACGCTGGCCGCGGGGTTGATGCATGAGTTGAACAATCCCGGCTCCGCTGCGCGCCGTGCCGCCTCGCAACTGCGCGACAACCTGATGCGAATGCATGAACTCTCTCTAAAGTTCAAGGAGCGCGATCTCACCAGGGAGCAGAAGCACTGCATAGTCGACATGCAGAAGCAGGCGCTTGCGTTGAAGCAGCCGCTGATGATGAACTCGCTGGACCAGAGCGACGCCGAGGAGGCATTGGCGGAGTGGATGGAGTCGGCCAATATCGAAAACGCGTGGAAGATGGCTCCTACGCTGGTCTCGATCGGCGTGACCGCCACGGAGCTCGAACGCATGAAGAGCGGCTTTGAGGGTCCATTGCTAGGAGAGGCGCTGGGCTGGCTAGAGGCGATGGCCTCGAGCATGCAGTTGGTCGGCACCATCGAAGAGAGCATCGGGCGCGTTACGGATCTGGTGCATGCGGTGAAGTCTTACGCCTATGAAGGCAAGGGCCAGAAGCAGACGATCGACATCAACAACAGCATTCATGCGACGCTGATTATCCTGGGGCACAAGCTACGCGAGAAAGAGATCGTGCTCGAGAAGAACTTCGCGACGGATCTACCTCCGCTTCATAGCGAGTGCACGGGGCTGAATCAGATCTGGACGAACCTGCTGGACAATGCGATCGACGCGGTGCCGCAGCATGGGCGGATCAGCGTACATACCTGGGCGGAGAGTTCGAAAGGGGACGCGAAGAAGCCGCACATGGACCTCTGCATCAGTGTGAGTGACAACGGCTCGGGCATTCCGCTGGAGAGCCAGGAGCACATCTTCGATCCCTTCTACACGACCAAGCCGGTGGGCGTTGGCACGGGGATCGGTCTGGGCATCGTGCAGCGCATCGTGGATCAATACAACGGCGTGATCCGATTCAGTTCTGAACCCGGAAGTACAGAGTTTGTCGTGCGCCTGCCCAGCGACAGCGAATAA
- a CDS encoding ArnT family glycosyltransferase: MTKGRLKTVLWAVLPLAAGLALRLWYVLHAGRIEGDALIYGGIAKNWLRYGIYGFTLGTDLPKPTLIRLPGYPLFLALCFRIFGFDRYVAIMYLQCAIDLGTCLLISALSGRLFGRRSAKAALWLAALCPFTAIYAAAPLTETLTLFTIALTFYSLERWQSASAPFNRWLLAITAAMAYSVLLRPEQGLLPATVIPAMAWIVWQKSVRQKPVWQKSARRLSLLCFRPVAIAALCVVLPLAPWAIRNWRTFHVIQPLAPRSATDPGETVPTGFQRWYRTWAIDFASTEQVYWNYDSTDLNIDDLPTRAFDSEDQYQRTAELLSDYNQNANATPAFDQRFRALAEQRIHTHPLRCYIALPAARLANMLFRPRPEMMQIGLDWWNWHEYRGKTLLAYASAALNLAYFLLGAIGLWLWRSRGWRPYTALASAMVGFVVLRCALLLTLDNSEPRYTLELFPLFIVWASCVFRSHTDQPALPRKQQLH; this comes from the coding sequence ATGACCAAAGGAAGGTTGAAGACGGTTCTCTGGGCGGTGCTCCCGCTCGCAGCAGGGCTCGCCTTGCGTCTTTGGTATGTGCTGCATGCAGGCCGCATCGAAGGCGACGCGCTCATCTATGGAGGCATCGCCAAAAACTGGCTGAGATACGGCATCTACGGGTTCACCCTCGGCACAGACCTCCCGAAGCCAACGCTGATCCGCCTCCCAGGCTACCCCCTCTTTCTCGCCCTCTGCTTTCGCATCTTCGGCTTCGACCGCTACGTCGCCATCATGTACCTCCAGTGCGCGATCGACCTCGGCACCTGTCTCCTGATCTCCGCGCTCTCAGGCCGACTCTTCGGCCGCCGCTCCGCCAAAGCCGCTCTATGGCTCGCAGCCCTCTGCCCCTTCACCGCCATCTATGCCGCGGCTCCGCTCACCGAGACCCTCACCCTCTTCACCATCGCCCTCACCTTTTACAGCCTCGAGCGTTGGCAAAGCGCCAGCGCACCGTTCAACCGCTGGCTCCTCGCGATCACCGCCGCCATGGCCTACTCCGTTCTGCTGCGTCCCGAGCAGGGCCTCCTCCCCGCCACCGTCATCCCCGCGATGGCCTGGATCGTCTGGCAAAAGTCCGTCAGGCAAAAGCCGGTCTGGCAAAAGTCCGCACGCCGGCTCTCTCTCCTCTGCTTCCGCCCTGTCGCAATCGCAGCCCTCTGCGTCGTCTTGCCGCTCGCGCCCTGGGCCATCAGAAACTGGCGCACCTTCCACGTCATCCAGCCACTCGCCCCACGCAGCGCCACCGACCCCGGCGAGACCGTCCCCACAGGCTTTCAGCGCTGGTATCGCACCTGGGCCATCGACTTCGCCTCCACTGAGCAGGTCTACTGGAACTACGACAGCACCGACCTCAACATCGACGATCTCCCCACCCGAGCCTTCGACTCCGAAGACCAATACCAGCGCACCGCCGAGCTACTCTCCGACTACAACCAGAACGCCAACGCCACCCCCGCCTTCGATCAGCGCTTCCGTGCCCTCGCCGAGCAGCGCATTCACACCCACCCGCTGCGCTGCTACATCGCTCTCCCCGCAGCCCGCCTGGCCAACATGCTCTTCCGCCCCCGCCCCGAGATGATGCAGATCGGCCTCGACTGGTGGAACTGGCACGAGTACCGCGGCAAGACCCTCCTCGCCTACGCCTCCGCAGCCCTGAACCTCGCCTACTTCCTCCTCGGAGCCATCGGCCTCTGGCTCTGGCGCAGTCGCGGCTGGCGTCCCTACACCGCGCTGGCCTCTGCGATGGTCGGCTTCGTCGTTCTCCGATGTGCCTTGCTCCTCACCCTCGACAACTCCGAGCCCCGCTACACTCTCGAGCTATTCCCCCTCTTCATCGTCTGGGCAAGCTGCGTCTTCCGCTCCCACACCGATCAGCCAGCCTTACCAAGAAAACAACAGCTACACTAG
- a CDS encoding polysaccharide deacetylase family protein, translating to MNRQVFYDPQRKRWKRLRRIFDVLALLGLVLGTIFVIGLMRMKPLPELFLRAQKRNYRALANQTTPQLKPGQKLHRSAHRKTDVKPGDVPLNSGEGLRAAYYVEDDPASYSSLKQHIAQVDLLFPEWLHVVNTTGEVVSYTQDNRAYDVVDRGGVHQVDREGKVARTVAANHVNLDIFPLVNNYDAKRGLWAPEVGGFLSSDTGRASFVQQIHSFLAGNPSYRGLSLDFEEIPTNAQPGFRSLIAALYADFHPRNLRLYVNTPVGDDDWDLKFMADHSDGLLLMNYDEHQTDSGPGPIASQDWFIDNLKNVLKTVPKDKIICALGNYGYDWTTALPPPEPVGKPGARKAHAKKQQPAAEKVLSAHDLSTQDAWQAASDSDSQIDLDDDSMNVHFAYDDEDAQVRHQVWFLDSVTILNQMRAARMLGIQTYALWRLGQEDNSMWKIWDHPLQVDPVKELAQVEPGYDVDTEGQGDILRVTRKPQSGNRVVTLDDDDSVPLEYRMVTQESMSSYPLSYTVEQYGYNDKKVALSFDDGPDPEWTPKILDILKKYNVKGTFFMIGEVAEDYVGVMQRVFREGHEIGNHTWSHPDISEISNRQVDLELNLTERLFASKLGVQPLYFRPPYSIDQEPDTNDQAAPVEKIQGLGYVIVGNKIDTNDWDEHPRKSPQEITDSVFQQIEDMKTRPWNRGSVILLHDGGGDRSATIAALPVLIEALKAKGYEIVPVSELVGKTRAEVMPELTPRQRWQARADSLTFFFYSFLHYLVVAVFFVGDVLMSARLIIIGVFAIIDRFRKRKNFATPEYQPRVAVLIPAYNEEKVIVRTIRSVMMSTYKNIRIIVIDDGSKDNTFDVARDAYPADIASGRLTVMSKPNGGKADALNYALERIDEEIYVGIDADGVIAHDAIARLVPHFANPKIGAVAGNAKVGNRVNLWTRWQALEYITSQNFERRALDLFDVVMVVPGAIGAWRTAPVKAGGGYHSNTVAEDADLTMNLLEQGYCVIYEDQALAFTEAPVDADGLTRQRFRWSFGILQAIYKHKGAISKHRAMGLFALPNILIFQIILPLVSPLIDLMFVVGVFHYIIDKHFHPETASTDSFYKLLAFFAAFLVIDFAASALAFALERKHPASKGDGWLLFHIWIQRFTYRQLFSVVLFKTVKRAIDGKPFNWDKLERTAQMSKATEKLTEGA from the coding sequence ATGAATAGACAAGTCTTCTACGATCCACAACGCAAGCGCTGGAAGCGGCTGCGCCGAATTTTTGATGTACTCGCCCTGCTGGGACTTGTGCTGGGGACCATCTTCGTCATTGGGCTGATGCGGATGAAGCCTCTGCCGGAGCTGTTTCTGCGGGCGCAGAAGCGCAACTACCGGGCTCTGGCGAACCAGACGACTCCGCAGTTGAAGCCGGGGCAGAAGCTGCATCGATCGGCCCACCGGAAGACGGATGTGAAGCCGGGAGACGTTCCGTTGAACTCGGGCGAAGGTCTGCGTGCAGCGTATTACGTGGAGGACGATCCGGCGAGCTACTCTTCGCTGAAGCAGCATATTGCCCAGGTGGACCTGCTGTTTCCGGAGTGGCTGCATGTGGTCAACACGACGGGCGAGGTGGTCTCTTATACGCAGGATAATCGTGCGTACGACGTGGTGGACCGCGGCGGAGTGCACCAGGTGGATCGCGAGGGCAAGGTAGCGCGAACGGTGGCAGCCAACCATGTGAACCTGGATATCTTTCCGCTGGTGAATAACTACGACGCGAAGAGGGGACTATGGGCGCCGGAGGTGGGCGGGTTTCTTTCGAGCGATACCGGGCGGGCTTCTTTCGTTCAACAGATCCATAGTTTTCTGGCTGGGAACCCGAGCTATCGCGGGCTTTCGCTGGACTTCGAAGAGATTCCCACGAACGCGCAGCCCGGCTTCCGGTCGTTGATTGCGGCGCTGTACGCCGACTTCCATCCGCGTAATCTGCGGCTGTATGTGAACACGCCGGTGGGCGACGATGACTGGGATCTGAAGTTCATGGCGGACCACTCAGATGGTCTGCTGCTGATGAACTATGACGAGCACCAGACCGATAGCGGGCCGGGACCGATCGCGTCGCAGGACTGGTTTATCGACAACTTGAAGAACGTGCTGAAGACGGTTCCGAAGGACAAGATTATCTGTGCGCTGGGCAACTACGGCTATGACTGGACGACGGCGCTGCCACCACCGGAGCCTGTGGGCAAACCGGGGGCCAGGAAGGCGCACGCGAAGAAGCAGCAGCCTGCCGCTGAAAAGGTCCTGTCTGCGCATGATCTTTCGACGCAGGATGCGTGGCAGGCGGCGTCGGACTCGGACTCTCAGATCGATCTCGACGACGACTCGATGAACGTGCACTTTGCGTACGACGATGAGGACGCCCAGGTTCGTCATCAGGTGTGGTTTCTCGACTCGGTCACGATCCTGAACCAGATGCGCGCTGCGCGAATGCTGGGGATTCAGACGTACGCGCTGTGGCGGCTTGGGCAGGAAGACAATTCCATGTGGAAGATATGGGACCATCCGCTGCAGGTGGACCCGGTGAAGGAGTTGGCGCAGGTTGAGCCTGGGTATGACGTCGATACGGAGGGTCAGGGCGACATTCTTCGCGTGACGCGCAAACCCCAATCGGGCAATCGCGTGGTGACGCTGGACGATGACGACTCGGTGCCACTGGAGTACCGGATGGTGACGCAGGAGTCGATGTCGTCTTATCCGCTCTCGTATACGGTCGAGCAGTACGGGTATAACGACAAGAAGGTTGCGCTGAGCTTTGACGACGGGCCCGATCCGGAATGGACGCCGAAGATTCTGGACATCCTGAAGAAGTACAACGTGAAGGGTACGTTCTTCATGATCGGCGAGGTGGCCGAGGACTACGTTGGCGTGATGCAGCGGGTGTTTCGCGAGGGCCACGAGATCGGCAATCATACGTGGTCGCATCCGGACATCAGCGAAATCTCGAACCGGCAGGTGGATCTGGAGTTGAACCTGACGGAGCGGTTGTTTGCTTCGAAGCTTGGGGTACAGCCGCTTTACTTCCGTCCGCCTTACTCGATCGATCAGGAGCCGGATACGAACGACCAGGCTGCGCCGGTGGAGAAGATTCAGGGGCTTGGCTATGTGATCGTGGGCAACAAGATCGACACGAATGACTGGGATGAGCATCCGCGCAAGTCTCCGCAGGAGATTACCGACAGCGTCTTTCAACAGATCGAGGACATGAAGACGAGGCCGTGGAATCGCGGCTCGGTGATTCTGCTGCACGATGGAGGGGGCGACCGTTCGGCAACGATTGCGGCGCTGCCGGTGCTGATCGAAGCGTTGAAGGCCAAGGGGTATGAGATTGTTCCGGTGTCGGAGCTGGTGGGCAAGACGCGCGCCGAGGTGATGCCGGAGCTGACGCCTCGCCAGCGCTGGCAGGCTCGCGCTGACTCGCTTACGTTCTTTTTCTACAGTTTTTTGCACTATCTGGTTGTGGCTGTGTTTTTTGTCGGCGATGTTTTGATGAGTGCGCGGTTGATCATCATCGGCGTGTTTGCGATCATCGACCGCTTCCGCAAGAGGAAGAACTTTGCGACGCCGGAGTATCAGCCGAGGGTTGCGGTGTTGATCCCGGCGTACAACGAAGAGAAGGTGATCGTTCGAACGATTCGTTCGGTGATGATGTCGACTTACAAGAACATTCGCATCATCGTGATCGACGACGGGTCGAAGGACAACACGTTCGATGTGGCGCGTGATGCTTATCCGGCGGATATCGCCTCGGGGCGGCTGACGGTGATGAGCAAGCCAAACGGGGGCAAAGCGGATGCGCTGAACTATGCGCTGGAGCGGATAGACGAGGAGATCTATGTCGGCATCGATGCCGATGGCGTGATTGCGCATGATGCGATTGCGCGGCTGGTGCCGCACTTTGCCAATCCGAAGATCGGGGCGGTGGCAGGCAATGCGAAGGTGGGCAATCGGGTGAATCTCTGGACTCGGTGGCAGGCGCTGGAGTACATCACGAGCCAGAACTTCGAGCGGCGCGCGCTGGATCTGTTCGATGTGGTGATGGTGGTTCCGGGGGCGATTGGAGCGTGGCGAACGGCGCCGGTGAAGGCTGGCGGAGGGTACCACTCGAATACGGTGGCTGAAGACGCTGACCTGACGATGAATCTGCTGGAGCAGGGATACTGCGTTATTTATGAGGACCAGGCGTTGGCGTTTACTGAGGCTCCGGTGGATGCGGATGGGTTGACGCGGCAGAGGTTCCGGTGGTCGTTCGGGATCTTGCAGGCGATCTATAAGCACAAGGGTGCGATCAGCAAACATAGGGCGATGGGTTTATTTGCGCTGCCAAATATTCTGATCTTCCAGATTATTCTGCCGCTGGTGTCGCCGCTGATCGACCTGATGTTTGTGGTTGGGGTGTTTCACTACATCATCGATAAACATTTTCATCCGGAGACGGCCTCGACGGATAGTTTCTACAAGCTGCTGGCCTTCTTTGCGGCGTTCCTGGTGATCGATTTCGCGGCTTCGGCGCTGGCGTTTGCGCTGGAGCGGAAGCATCCGGCAAGCAAGGGCGATGGGTGGCTGCTGTTCCATATCTGGATTCAGCGGTTTACCTATCGGCAGCTGTTTTCTGTGGTGTTGTTTAAGACGGTCAAGCGCGCCATCGACGGCAAGCCGTTCAACTGGGACAAGCTGGAGCGGACGGCGCAGATGTCGAAGGCGACGGAGAAGCTTACGGAAGGAGCTTAG
- a CDS encoding response regulator transcription factor — translation MNRIILADNQAIFRAGAARMLSLEEDMRIVAQCEDAPKLLIAIDGLRGSIVLLSSSLRVELKDLLARTQTAGSRTVLVAENSELVPEEIATLFDGILHRNVGGSVLVDCIRRVARGQRFVQRANVTTMQNSDSVGARVRDRLTPKEMQIVALIVQGCKNKDIAQQLGTKEQVIKNYLRSIYDKSGVSDRLELALFTIHHRVLAEAAAKAGHLIQMKSA, via the coding sequence ATGAACCGAATTATTCTCGCTGACAACCAGGCTATCTTTCGTGCAGGCGCAGCCAGAATGCTGTCGCTCGAAGAAGACATGCGGATCGTCGCCCAGTGCGAAGACGCGCCAAAGCTCCTGATCGCAATCGACGGGCTGCGCGGCTCGATCGTCCTTCTCTCCTCCAGTCTGCGTGTCGAACTGAAAGATCTTCTCGCCCGCACCCAGACCGCAGGCAGCCGCACCGTTCTGGTGGCCGAGAACTCAGAGCTTGTCCCGGAAGAGATCGCCACGCTCTTCGACGGAATCCTCCATCGCAACGTCGGCGGCAGCGTGCTGGTCGACTGCATTCGCCGGGTCGCTCGCGGCCAGCGCTTTGTGCAGCGGGCCAACGTCACCACCATGCAAAACTCCGACAGCGTCGGCGCCCGCGTCCGCGACCGGCTGACCCCGAAAGAGATGCAGATCGTCGCGCTGATCGTTCAGGGCTGCAAGAACAAAGACATTGCCCAGCAGCTCGGAACCAAGGAGCAGGTCATCAAGAACTACCTCCGCAGCATCTACGACAAGTCAGGCGTCTCCGACCGGCTCGAACTCGCCCTCTTCACCATCCACCACCGCGTCCTGGCCGAAGCCGCAGCCAAGGCCGGTCACCTCATCCAGATGAAGTCAGCCTGA